A region of the Gopherus evgoodei ecotype Sinaloan lineage chromosome 15, rGopEvg1_v1.p, whole genome shotgun sequence genome:
GGTGTATTGCCTACCTATTCTCTGCTGTGTTGTCTGCGAGAGATACTTAGCCCTGATCACTGAGGTCTGCTTCCTTTTCAGTCCAAGATAATGTGTTATTAAGCTGTTCTTAACTAGTATGCTAGTCTTGTATGTCAAGTGTTTCTGAACTGCTGATGCTTGGGATTGCCTacaatttcagtttattcaagtCTCATGAAAGACAGTAATCTGCACTGGTCAAGCATGATCTAGCTCATATGAAACAGGATTACTAGTGGCTTTCACTTATATGTATATCTAACGGTTGACTTTGTTTCCCCACTAAATCCTGGGTTGTCAACCATTCTTCTTTACTTAACAAGGCTTAGTTAACTAATCAGTTAATAGTGATGTAAGGTACATGAGGATTGCAAAGTCTGATATTTCCGATGAAGTTGTAACCTCCACCTCTTTAAATGCACCTAGCTATTCAATAATGTTATATCATAGGGGGATTTGTACTTGACCCTTGCTGGTGATCAGCTCTTGCCTTCAGACTTAAGAAGATTGATATgttctaattttattttagtgATTGTAAATGTAGAGGATATTTTTATTTATGCTTGATAGCAGAGCAAACTGAGCTGTGTGGAAGGAGATATATTTTGAGTTTGCAAAAACTTTAGTTGTACTTTTTTTTTCACCCTTTTGTGTTGAGAAGAAGGAACAAAAGGACTAAGATACTTAGCATATAGTGGAATACAAATATAATAGTACGGCAGAGCAGTAATTGGCTTATAATGGTAAAACTGACTTTTTCCAGAAGAAAATGAATAATGAAATTGATATTATAGTTTTTGGTTTACATGTAAAGTGTGATGCTAAACAGAATTGTTGTGGTTTATCATGGTCTACACTTTATGTGAGAACGCATACATTTGAAACTGGTATGCTGACATCAGTCAGAAATAACTTTGTATTTTTCAAGAAATGTACAGATACCACAAAGGAAGGGACAGTATACACCACTATTGATTTAGACCAGGGTAAAATGCATACTGAGCATTTCCTTTTATATTATGGAAATTGGGTAGCAAGCAGATAAGCTCTTTCCAGCCTGCTAAGTAGTCATTTTGATTTGGCAGAAGAAAATGTCAATTCTGCTCTTCAAGTGAATTGAGAACAAGTTTGAGAGAAGTGATACAGAAACATCCTGTTTGACTTGAGCCAGCCTCTGATCTCAGTAATATCTTCCTATGGAAGGGCGTCTGCTCACTTCGGTTATACCAGGGGATAAATAACTTGTGGCTGACCCGAGTCAGCTAACCCGAACTCCTGGAGCtcgggctgaaaaattgctgtgtagatgtttggactcaggctggagcccaggctctgtgaGGGTgggcccaaacatctacacagcaattttttgcCCTGCAGCCGTAAcctcacaagcccaagtcagttgccCCAAGCCAGCCATGGtcatgccatgggtcttttatccTTCTCTTTTACCCTATTAAGTTCATGCCTAGTAGGAGTGAAAACAGCCCCTCCAACACACCCCCATGCTTATTTTAGGAGAGAGTCCATTTACTTTGATATTAATAGTTCTTATATCTTAACATTTGATTACAAATGCCCCAAAATTATATTTTTGGCACACTTCTAGAAATCTAAAAATAGagtaatattttgttttccattgtTTATACCAGGCAGTTGCTAAAATGGTCCAGCAGTGCTGTACCTATGTTGAGGAGATTACAGACCTACCAATCAAACTGCGATTAATAGACACACTGCGTATGGTAACAGAAGGAAAGGTAAGACTTTTTGTTTTCAGACTGGAATCTTTGATGTCTAGTGGTGTAATAAAAAGGATATTTGCCTTCTTTAAAGCATGTCTCGTTTCCTTTTTCTGGTTAGAGAGAGAgccaaaatacattttgaaattaatATGATAAGGAAATCTGTATATTTCTATTCAAAATATCTTGGAAAATTACTTCCCTATATTGCTCATTTAAGGAGCTTGTTGGAAtactaacttttttttaagtctctaTATTAATGACACCTTCAAGTATTAAAGCTGAGAATTCTTAAAAATTCAATTTATTTGTCACTATTTGTAGTGgttgtttattttttacatttctccTTTTGGGAAATAAAAATAGACTAGTCAGTTTTACTTCCTTATTCTGGTGGATTAGCATGCTGTCGAATGCTTCTTTTCCAAACacgaaatgtgatttttttgttaaaaaatctggatgtaggaatttaaaaaaagcaaggaACAAAAATATAATTCATGGAAACATTTCTATTAGCCTCAGCTTTTGtaaactttgcttttaaaaaatgcaaatgctGAGTTCAACTAGTCCCAACAATGTCTTTTTAAGATTTATTTTCGGTACTTATTGTTGACTTAAAGTTGTATACATATCATCATCATCGAGGCAAATTTGGAAGGGACATAGCTTCCTTGCACATCGAATACCCCCTGGATAGATCTCTGGCTTGATTCTTCAGACAATTTAGTTGGATGTCCAGTCTGTTTCCATCAGTGGCAGTCTTACTGCACTACTGAAGCTTTTGGTGACAATGAGATTGCCGACAGTGTAGCAGCATTCCTTTTTTGGTGATTAACATATCTGTTAATTTTCAAaatcaaacaacaaaaaatacaaaaaggtaAATGACTTACATCTTTTATATGTTACTAAATACTGCACAATTCACAGGATTTGCAATAAAATTATGCAATTATGCAACTTGTCAACACTGCAAGACTGGACAATAAAAAATCAGACAATTTTACACAGATGTAACATGTTAGGGTGAGGAAAATTATACAAAAAACAGAATACACAAATAGACATAAAAGTGAAGGAAGAGACCCGAGGGAAGTGGACAAGGATGGAAAAAGCAGAGTCAGGTGGAATGGAAGGCTGGCATTATTTGATCTATCTCAGAATTTTTTGCccaaatgtatattaaaaaaatccatggGTTTTTCTGGTTCATATCGCTCTCTACAGTGATAAGCAATTCTTTCGTTCACTGCTAACTCATACAGGTCAGAATATCACTGCTTTATTCCATGTATAAGCCTCCTCCTCCATTTATGTAACATCATGCACTCAGTAGAACCTCAAGAACCAAAATCTTAGCCGTGGAGTTAAACACAACATAGTAGGtattaggatatatatatatgcaggtctgcctgtaaaggcctatactttaagaaaaGGTTGTCTCAAGGTAAAGATCTGGTTGTTAGTGGAATGACCAGGTCTCAAACAGCACAGACTTTGTTGTGAAGTGCATCACGGATTCAAGACATTAACATGGAAACAAAGACTTTTCCTGGGACTGCCAACAGTATAATACCTCGGTAGTTACTCCCTTCAGCCTTGCTGCCCTTTTTGATGAAAGGCAAAATAAAACCCTTCTTCAAGTCATTGAGGATGATGCTAGTGTGCCAGATGGTCTGGAAGAACCTATGCAGTTGCAATGATAAAACACACCTGTTttcagcagctgaggtgtgatgTTACAAAttgtatatttataaaattatGTTATACATGTATATTACTCTTAGTCTTATTAGGTATGATAGAAAATTAACAAAATAGGAAGTGTTACATAGAATACTGAGTCGATGGCTGAGTTGTCCTAGCCTTCCTCTTGGAAAATGTACTTTCTATTGAGCAAAGTCTGTGTTTATTTACTCTTATGCCTGTTACCAGTTCAAATCAAGCCTAGATAGCTAGTAACCAAAGTTGTTAACTGATGGCTGGTCAGAAGTGCTTGTAAAAGGAGATGGTCTCTGTCCAGTTTGCGGCAGATAACAGTTCCCATCACAAAATGAACCATCATAGTTTGCTTCACTGAGAATCTTGGTAGAGAGGTGAATGAACTATCTTATTCCTAGATGCTGTTCTTCCAGATCAGGGCTGAGACTCAGTAACAGAGGGAGCTTTACAGTGTTACTGCCCCTGCTGTATCTCTTATCTGAATATTTCCAGGGCTACAGCACTGGTCGTGAACAATAGATTGACTAACGAAATATTAAAAAGAAGTGTTTCCTATTGTAATGGTTTTTAAATACAGACTATACACTATTCTTAAATGTAATTTGAGTTTCCAAATATTAAACTCTTATTGTAGCACAGAGAGAACTTCTATGGAAACATTTCCTAAAGGTGTAACATAAATTAATGCTTTACTCACAAAGTCATCACATTATGTTCACTTCATTTGAAGAACAGTAGAAAgatttcagtgagactgctcGTGGGGGTAAAATTATGCAGATGTGTATATCACAGCCTGAGATGTAATACACTTTTACTTAGTAAAATAAGTTTCAATgttggattttattttaattccagaTATACGTGGAAATTGAGCGTGCTCGTCTTACAAATACACTTGCAACAATAAAAGAACAAAATGGTGATGTGAAAGAAGCTGCTTCAATTTTGCAAGAACTACAGGTAACGCATCATATGGTTCATAAGTGTTTCACGTACAAAAATCAACAATTTCTCAATGACTGACAGTTGTTTGTAGCGAGATTTGAGGCTTAATCAAGCATAGCTACCCAGGTACCAATTAACTATCTTCAGTGAAATTGTAATTAGATTTAAAATGCTCTAGCTCTGCTAATTTGGCTGATGCTGAAAATTACTTGGAATATTTCCCTTTTGGGAAAGGGGGTTCCCATGTATTAGCTGATACAGAAGGTTTAGTCCTAGTTAATCTTTTGACTTCTGGAACGGAGAGTTCAAACTCTCTCAGGCCGTCATTCAAAATGAAGAGTTCTTGGATCCACTTGttctttgttgggtttttttacatgAATTTGGCACAGGGAATTGGCTGTTGATGGGTCTGGAAGGAATTCCCTCCCATGTTTTCTTCTGTTAAAAGAGTAGTGTGTGGGTCCTTTGTGTAGAAGGAATCCTTAGGACTGGGCTGAGTTAAGGATGTGAGGGTATAGCCAAAGAGAACCCTACACTTTTTTCACATCTCTATTTCTTGAGAGCCTGAGAATTCCCATCTGTTTGCCACATAACAGCCACCATTTTTTCTGCTGAAAGGGGTGGATACACTTCTTTCAGAGCTAATGAACGTCATTATTTTGTCATCTAGCATGTGGGTGCTTTGTTCCAAGGTAGAGACTTCTGAGTATAAGCAAGCAGCTAATTTTCATGCCTtaagaaaggtttcagagtggtagccgtgttagtctgtatcagcaaaaacaacgaggagtccttgtggcaccttagagactaacaaatttatttgagcataagctttcatgggctaaaaccctcATCATCAGATACTTGGAGTggagatgcatctgatgaaatgggttttagcccatgaaagcttatgcccaaatacattagttagtctctaaggtgccagaaggactcctcGTTTGTTTTTTCTTAAGAAACTTTTCCAGAAAACAAGGggcaaatgtttaaatgtatctGTGCATAAATGAGGCATGTCACTTGGGGTTTGTGTATGCATGTTGTATAAGTTGGGCTATGCATGCACAAACAAGTATATAAGGCAAGTTTTGGGGGAATTTTATCTTATATGTATTCTCTTTGGGTGATTTTAATGCATACGGTCAGACCATATTAATTTGTCCTCTGTTATAACATACATATGATGCTCAGTGAGTGTGTGCAGTAGAATTATACATATAGCAGCTTTGGTTTAAAgctaaatattttataataagCACATAAAAGAAGTATGATGAAAATCTTTGGTAGAAGGGCATGCTTCTCTCCTTAACATTATTAAATAAAGATCCATGGAGTTAAACACTTCAATTTCCTTTTTAGGTGGAAACCTATGGTTCAATGGAAAAGAAAGAGCGGGTGGAATTCATCTTGGAGCAGATGAGACTCTGTTTGGCTGTAAAAGACTATGTTCGGACCCAAATTATCAGCAAAAAAATTAACACCAAATTTTTCCAGGAAGAAAACACAGAGGTAAAGTTGatggagggattttttttcttctgtcagTCTGTGGCATGCATTCTCTTCATGCACAGGAGTTTTTGTATAATCAGTCTTTGGAATTCAATTGGATGTAATTTGTGAGATTAGTGGATCTGTTtttaatgttgacatttgtttGAAATTGTTTCAGAAATTAAAGCTGAAATACTACAACTTAATGATTCAACTGGATCAACATGAAGGTTCCTACCTCTCAATCTGTAAGCACTACAGAGCCATTTATGATACTCCTTGTATCCAGGCTGAAAGTGAAAAATGGCAGCAGGTAAAAGCATTGCAAATGGAACTGCAGGAGTTCACAGTGGCAAATATCCATTTTACTTTATATTTACTGTATTGATTAGATGAACATGGATCCTTTAGCCCATCTATATGAACATTAACAAACTGTCTACATAAGGAGGAATATAATAAAAGCAATTCAGTGTCCTTATGTAATCATTATTTGTATCAAGGACATAGTGTATGTTGTCTTAAATTCTGAGGATGACTGAACTTCTCCATTTCATGAGTGAAAGCCTAGAAACAGCTTGTGAAATTAAATTCTGAACAGTATTTTTCTTAATTTATGGAGCTAGCTCTGAAACCATGTGCACAATGCAAATGTTGCAAACTCAAGGTTGTAATAATAGCATttaagagaaaaacaaataaCTTGACCTGAATCATCTTGCCGTGTGATCAAAATGTAAAAGTTTTGTTTCTACAAATTTaattattaaatttatttttattttgttttattacctTAGTTTCCTAATAAATTTGAGCCTTACAGAATGTATATTGTTATATGTACAGTAGACTAGCCTCACATAGATTTTATTCATACTCTGAGAAATGCTTTTACTTTGATATCAGTATTGTGTTGTTTTTCTCTGGCTGTTTTTctgtaataaaaaaacaaaccatgttTTCCTTTGAACAGGAACTGAAGAACGTTGTTCTGTATGTAATCCTTTCACCTTATGACAATGAACAGTCTGATTTGGTACACAGAATAAGCAGTGACAAAAAACTAGAAGAAATCCCTAAGTATAAGTAAGTATCTTTTGAATAGTCCActctgacaaaaacaaaaaaaaaccaaacccagccCTTTAAGGAGTGTTTTGAAGGCAGAGGGGATTCAGCTACTgttaggttgagaaccactgcagtagactatttactattgtgggccgcatatgtggcccacagtgTGTTATGTAGGCTggatccaatactacctgtatggccctgaggatgtcccATGGGCCGCAGCTCTGTGCCGATTAGGccacgggttgagaaccactggtctactgTCAGTATTTCCTATACAATCAATGtggtgtggaaaaaaaatctataaagatGTTTGAGTGTGTGTAAGTCAGAATTATAAATAGTAACTTAACACAAATGTGTGTCTGTGATGGAGAGTTCTGTATTATGGACATAATCTGAACAGCTACTATTCCATAATACTTCACTAAATAATACTGAGAGTCTAATGTTCAGAATATGGTCCATATGCAGTTATTACATGCATGTGATAGAATTTACATATGCAAACCCTTTTTGCATAAGCACACTGAGTACAAATCAAGCATAAATTACTTTTATATCCTTAAATGTTGTTTGCACCCATGAATGTACATACAAGTTTTGCATGCAGAATTGCAGGTAGACAAGACAAGCTGAGTTGATGACAACCCCTTTTAAATTTAGCTCTGAGTATCTGACTCTCCCAAAACCATACCATGCGGCTTGTATAGTCAACTACAGCTgtgtaaagtgggtgtaaaatggtTTGATAGCCACCTGTGCAAAATTGTGCCAAATTCTAAGATAACATATGGTATGAAGAAGTGGAAATTGAGGCCATaaagtgaatgtgtgtgtgaatcAGTCAGTCAGTAGGAAATGTTAATATAAAAACTTCCTGTTTGTGGATTATGAATTTTTAAAGTGCTGAGTAGAATTAAAAGTTATGATTAGTAGTGATAAAATTATGTTTGCCTTGTATTTGTCTGTTGGCaggattttaaatacaaaatacaagTTTTATTGGTATAGAATTGTGAACTGATTACATTAAACCATTTACAGAGatcttttaaaactatttaccACTATGGAGTTGATGCGCTGGACCGTCCTAGTTGAGGAATATGGAAAGGAATTAAGAGAAGGAAGTCTTGACAGTCCTGCCACAGACGTCTTTGGTtatacagaggaaggtgaaaagagatGGAAAGACTTAAAGAACAGAGTTGTGGAGCACGTAAGTACAGCCGGCTTTTTAACCATTCTTACGATATAAATTAAGCATGGAATTGCTAGAAATGCCTTTTGCTTACTTTATTTATAAAGAGAGCGACAGGAGAGAAGATATGAGAGAAACTGATAAgttgtcttttcttctttccatAATGTTCTAATTCTCCTTTTGCATTCCTGATGTGTTTATTTTGTAGGTATGTCTCTTGGCTAGCAGCTGATGCTGTGTCAAAAAAGTAGATCCAGCACTCTGAGAGTAATGCACATTCTACTACATCGGTTCAGAAATCATAAACTAATTTTTACTTTCACTTTAACAAATTGGAATATAGCAGTTTGTTTGAGCAAACAATGGAATTATAAACAAAATAGCACAAGTGcaaacaaataatatttaaataggGTTTAGGTAAATTGTAAGACTCGGCCCTCTGAAATTAGGGCAAAAACTTGAAAAGATTGCTGTTAAAATCTGTAGTTAGTGACTGACTTCATTAGTTATTAGtttgagaggcagtagcttgTCTTGGTATATGCAGGAGAATTGTATTTGTCCAAGAAAAGACCCCTTATTCATTTGCATACCTTTCTCTGGATATGCCATTATACCAACACAAATCCTAATCCGTTTTTAACATTGACTGTTATATTTTTGCAGCCTGTGTCAgttatttttttacaaataaCCCTCTATTCTGaacacttttattccagaatattaGAATAATGGCAAAATATTATACCAGAATTACAATGAAGAGGATGGCACAGCTCCTGGATCTATCTGTTGATGTAAGTGTTGCTCAGGATATCCTCAGCATTCTTCTTAGATGAGTCCATGTGGTAGAGAACTCAGTATTCAACAAAATAGCACTTGgacttaatttgcatttatttgcattgggtatttttttaagatgaaaaatATATTACAAGTCTATCACAAATAGTGTTTTGGAACAGCCATGCATCCAGTGCAGAAAGAGGAGACAGAAATATACCACTCTGAATAAAGAACctggagaaatttttttttctctctctctctctctctctctcatagttatgcctatcactgtagtatctgagcgcctcacaaccttttattttaatgtatctatcctcacaacagccctgatAATATTGCCTTTAGTCTCTGATGCCCATCCTGGTATAACCAATGCTTTCCAGCTGTTACCATCAGAAactaaatgggaaaaaaaacaatattaaatTTCAGAGAGATTCAGGTAACATAAATTTAATTTTGGTTCAATGATTATAATTGAGAAACTGTTTGAAATCCCTCAGGAGTAATAATGCAGATGTTAAatagaatatttttcattttgcctCTGATAATATGTTTATAGGCTACACTTTGAACACTTGCCTATTCAAGGTTTTAGAACAGAATTTTGTATCGCAAAACAGCACTCAAGTTGTTACAAGGCAAAGAATAAACACACAAGGCAAATCAAATCGGAAGGAGTGTTAGCATCAGGTTCTATACTGTACCTAGATAGTATATTCCACTGTTCAGGCCCTCAGCAATACTTGGTTAAAACTGACTAATGATATAGGGTTTCTTCCTTACCTTTGAACTCTCTGATTTATGGATTTGTCACTCTTCTTGAACATAGGTCTTTCATTTTTAAGTTTTCCAAGTGGATCCACTCGTAGCAGCATCTAGCATGGGGAGGGCAAATTCACAGCTTGTTTAGTTCAGAGTATTTGCTTTaaggtgtttaattgcagctcctgctctgcacAACACCACCTCACAGAAGCATAATTTACCTGACCAGTGTTTGTACAGTGGTGTGGAATTTAGCAGCAGAAAGCATGTTCTGGAAGCTGTTTAGCCAAGTGCTCCCAATGTACGTTAAGAGGCTTTCAGGTGTATTTGACTTGTgcagttttaaagtttttagatgCATCTTGATCTGAAAATAGATGTTAGCTGTTTAGTGTGGGTAACATCAGAAGCTTGTTGACCCTAGGTAGTTCAGCAGCTACAACATAATTCCAATGCCAGAGgcattaatattaaatattatggcCACTATTAGTACTGTAATTCTAATAGACTGTATTACTGTTAGTATTGGTAATACCTCAATCACACTGCTGTTGTGTTAATGTTCTTTCCAAATTTCCagttaaatattttgttaattacAAATGCTGTTCTCCTGATTCAGTGCCGTTTGTCTCCTTTGCAGGAATCGGAGGAATTCCTGTCCAACCTAGTAGTAAATAAGACCATCTTTGCAAAAGTAGACAGGTTGGCAGGAATTATCAATTTCCAGAGGCCCAAGGACCCAAATAACCTACTCAATGACTGGTCTCACAAGCTCAACTCACTGATGGCCCTAGTTAACAAAACCACACATCTTATTGCCAAAGAGGAAATGATACATAACCTGCAATAAGATACTTCAGTATACTTAATGCTTTTGAAGAAGGCATTAAAACTTGGTAATAGACTATTACCCCAGTGTATATTTGGTTTATTTTCTCCCTACCCAAACCCTCCCGTCTAAAACTTAAAACATGAATAATATCTCTTGGAAGTCTTGTTGATAATTAAGTTCCCTTGATTATCCGTTAATTGTTAAACATTTTTTGCTACAGTTGGTGAAaacataataaaatgtattgCCTGTGTTATCAAAATTAGTGTTGTGATTTATCCCAGTAGTTGTTTTTATAAATTTGTAGATGTTTGTCTTTTTCCACCTGAGAAATAAGTCTACACTTATTTCTTTACTGagttacttttgtttttaagatgtGTGGGGtatgctgtgacatttttggCAAGTGTTTTACTGTGGTGCATTTTATTTGTAACGTACAATGATAAATATTTAATATGTCAGAGGTCTAACTTGTATAAAAGCCAAGAAATTCAGGTTTAAGACTaatgctttatttttctttgtgctTCAGTATTGCAGTGGTTTTAAACCCAGCACCTCATCTTATAAAGGCAGCTTGGATTTCAAAGACATAGCTCTGAATTGCCTTGCTTTTATGGGTATTGGCCAGCTCCTTAATTTAACTGGGTTGTGAATTTTAATTTGTAATGGCACCAGTAGCACATAATTAACTTGGATGATGCTTCAAATCCACcctcttgttctgttcattttgcCTTAATTATATTCCAGACAAGAGAGACTTGCTTGTTTGAACTGGTCataagagagacaaggaggggtGGAGTGGCTTTCCAGATGCCAAAAGAAGCCTCTGAAGAATCTAAAAAGCAAAGATGAAATTTAAGTGTCAGTTTCTAGAAGTCTGTGCAACAACTCCAAGATTGGGCACACAGGTATTTGGAGAGCCAAACACTACACATAATAGgttgggtattttttttaaaatcaatttttatcCCTTGGGAGGTATGTATTACTTTATAAAATTTGAACTGGAAACTTACCTTGAAAAGTCCAGTACCAAGAATATGTTCGATATTTCACAGTTAATGGAAATGAAGAGGCTAAAAGGGACGCTTATCAGGTTAAAAAAACGCTTTTTAAATAATATGTGTGTTACAGTATCTTAGATGCTAAAACTGACTACTTAACATTTGAATGCCCTTTTCATTATTTATGCTGTTACTTTTGTATTTAATTCAGCTGGGACAAtgtaaatcaatgggatttaagcacatgcctaaagttaagcatatatttCAGTGCTGTCCTGAACTAGATTGCTGTCCTGAGTTGAGCTGAGGCCAAATTCAGTACTAAAATTAATGTGCGTGAAAGTGCCTTCAAATCCTTTAATGAAAGAAGCTATGTAAGTGCTGTACGCCAAATTTTTAAAACAGTGGGAGTTcgaggcttttgaaaatccattgAGTAAAATTTTCTGAAGCACCTAAGTATCAATCATTTCTGAAACAACTAAGTATGTAAGCTGCCACACATGAAGGTTAATTGCTAGATAGATGGAATAAAGAGTGCATGGGATGAAGGATACCACAATATCAAGATACGAAGTCTACAGGCAGTAACTCTTTTATTGCTCTTTTAAAGACTGCATTAACAC
Encoded here:
- the PSMD12 gene encoding 26S proteasome non-ATPase regulatory subunit 12 isoform X1 encodes the protein MADDGAERSDGRIVKMEVDYSATVDQRLPECERLAQEGRLQEVIETLLSLEKQTRTASDMVSTSRILVAVVKMCYEAKDWDALNENIIILSKRRSQLKQAVAKMVQQCCTYVEEITDLPIKLRLIDTLRMVTEGKIYVEIERARLTNTLATIKEQNGDVKEAASILQELQVETYGSMEKKERVEFILEQMRLCLAVKDYVRTQIISKKINTKFFQEENTEKLKLKYYNLMIQLDQHEGSYLSICKHYRAIYDTPCIQAESEKWQQELKNVVLYVILSPYDNEQSDLVHRISSDKKLEEIPKYKDLLKLFTTMELMRWTVLVEEYGKELREGSLDSPATDVFGYTEEGEKRWKDLKNRVVEHNIRIMAKYYTRITMKRMAQLLDLSVDESEEFLSNLVVNKTIFAKVDRLAGIINFQRPKDPNNLLNDWSHKLNSLMALVNKTTHLIAKEEMIHNLQ
- the PSMD12 gene encoding 26S proteasome non-ATPase regulatory subunit 12 isoform X2, which encodes MVSTSRILVAVVKMCYEAKDWDALNENIIILSKRRSQLKQAVAKMVQQCCTYVEEITDLPIKLRLIDTLRMVTEGKIYVEIERARLTNTLATIKEQNGDVKEAASILQELQVETYGSMEKKERVEFILEQMRLCLAVKDYVRTQIISKKINTKFFQEENTEKLKLKYYNLMIQLDQHEGSYLSICKHYRAIYDTPCIQAESEKWQQELKNVVLYVILSPYDNEQSDLVHRISSDKKLEEIPKYKDLLKLFTTMELMRWTVLVEEYGKELREGSLDSPATDVFGYTEEGEKRWKDLKNRVVEHNIRIMAKYYTRITMKRMAQLLDLSVDESEEFLSNLVVNKTIFAKVDRLAGIINFQRPKDPNNLLNDWSHKLNSLMALVNKTTHLIAKEEMIHNLQ